Genomic DNA from Corticium candelabrum chromosome 5, ooCorCand1.1, whole genome shotgun sequence:
CCTCATGAGAGGACTAAGTTTGCAGATGTTGAGACAACTTCAGAGCAAGTGAAACTTCACCTGAGGGTCTGCAAGGTCAGAAAGACGCCCTTCACAAGACAAAACTTTATCCACTCATTTTGCACATGAACGATCAAAGATAGAGTCGGAAGCAAGGATGAGCAAATTTAAAAGTTCAGCCCTTGTAATTTTCTCTATTCTTGCACTTGAGGAGGAAATTCCTTGAAAGATGTATCGCCAGATGGCCAAAATACTTCATTTTTATGTTGATGTGAAGGCCATGAGAAGGACCTTTGGACGTCAGTAGATCTAGCAAAACAAGAGTGTTACCTTCTTCTACAAAGGTGCCATCGTCCAAGTACAGGTTGGGCCTTGGAACAAGATCATCCAATAACGCTAAGACAACTGGAGAAAAGAGCAGAGGGCCCGAAGATGTCTTGATTGAAGGTTTGCCAAAGCATAGTTCCCCTTGACAATGATAAGACCATTGACACCATGCGAAGATCTCTGGAAACTCAACATGTAATTGTTGTAGGAAGGTAGATCGACTGCATTACGTAAAGACATTGGTAAAATCAATTTTGAACAGCAAAGATCTTTGTTGTTTCCATGTAACTTAATGCATTTGGACAAAGCGTGAATGGCCGCTTCTAGACCACCCTTGGCCCCAACTGCAATGTGGCCTGTAGGGATGAAAACATCTGGCAACTTTGACTTTACAGACAAGCAGCAAAGGCGACTGCCATATGGCACAAACCACTCCAATGGCAATTGGTTGGATTCCACCTTGTTTTGCATAAGTCGGTGAGTGGAACTCCAGTAATCCAGGGAGCAATTCGAGTATCTGCATAACCGAGAGGACGCACGAACGCATGCAAAGACCATGGATGACTTAACTGTCAAAGGAGGTGAAGTATTTTCTGTCCATTCAGGAAGTCGTTGCTCAGGATGGTGTTGACGTTCTCAAGAGCCGCCGGATCATCTACAGCTGCTGGATCATCTACAGCTGTCGGATCATCTACAGCTGTCGGATCATCTACAGCTGCCGGATCATCTACAGCTGCCGGATCATCTACAGATGCACAGCCTAAAGACCCAAGTGCTCTCATGACATCAGAAAAACTGCCTTCTCTAGTGAGAGTCAGTGATCGTTTGGCATTGGCTTGTCGAGTGGGAAGTTGTTTAATTTTCTGATTTTAGATGCCGGCATCGTACCTTGCATCTTCCCAAAGTTGTTTAAGATCTCCAGTCAGCCCCCTTGATGACATGAGATAAGTTCTGCTTTCTCCATTTGTTGCCTTTTCTTTTCTCCTTGATGTGGGCATCGCATAACAGCTTTGGGGAACAAGAAAAGACGAACAAAACTCCAAATACCCGTGTGTGTAGCAAAAGTCAGTTTTTTGCCCAAACCTCTCTGCCAATAGTAGTCGCACAGAGCGAGGAACATGACAAATTGTGTTAACATGAAGTGTCATTATCTCATTCATTAACACCTCAAATATAATAGGTTCCCAATGCATGTGACACAAGAACTGCTCAGGGACactagtctcacgtagccagacccttgcCGCGTTATTATCCCACCGCATTCCGGTGGGGTAAAGAGGTGTTCAAACGGTCTTTGGTGGACTATCAATATTCATAATGAACACAACAACTTGCGTGTAGCAGATGTCATATCGTGATGTCATAGTTGTTTTAGCATTCTGATATACAACACTTGCAGCAGGAGAGAGACTCGCAGTTTGCGCTCTATGTTTGTCTGAGCAACGGACTAATTGCATGGTTGCGAGCAGCAATCATTTGTCTGCATGGCTGTTTCGGTTTGCTTTTCCAGGTGCAGTATACGTAACCTACAGGAACGTATGTGTCAGCTAGGCTTAGGTCTGTCTGTGGCAAACGATCCACGCCTAGGTCGATGTGTAGACATGGCAGCTCGTCAGACGACAACGACACCACAGACTTGTAGACAAAGACTAGATACACAACAGGTAGGCTGAACGACACTCGAGATGTCTCTGCGTTTCAAACACGTCAGTGAAAGCAAAACCGAAcagccacacagacatacGATTGCTGCTCGCTGTCGTCAACTAATCTAAAGTAGAGAGTGAACACTCATGTCATGAGCGACACTTCGATGGCAACGAGCATGCTCGCAACCATATGCATGCAATGAATTGCTTGTTTCAACTGCATTTACAGCTCACTAAACAGCTACACCTGCTCGTCCGTTGCTCAGACAAACGTAGAGCGCAAACTGTTAGTctttctgctgctgcaagtGTTGTTTATCGGAACGCAAAAATAACTACGACTTCACGATATGACATTTGCTAAAGTGTGTTGTCATGTTCATTATGAATATTGATAAACCCCCAAAGATCGTTTAAACACCTCTGTACCCCACCGGAATGCAGTGAGATAATGACGGCAGCAGAACAAACCTATGTAAAGCATGTCCCCAGACCCTATCTCGCCGGAAGGGtgtaggcgggaagggtctggctacgagAGACTACAGCGACACCTGTTGCTTTTAGAACTAGGTCATCCAGTCGTTGATTGCTCTCATATTGTGTAGGTTGGTGAAATATGTCAGTTGGTACAGGCAAAGAGGTTTTCCATCAGAATGTATCCCTGTAGATTGAGTTTGGTCAGAAATAGTTGCTGTAAGGAAGTTAACAAGGCAAAATCCAACTAGAAAGGTCTGGATCCCGCCTTTACTAATTGCTGTGCTCCTAAGAGGACTTCTAATGTCAACCCCAACATTATCAAGTGTCACCTctaacgtcatcaagtgtcatCCCCAATGTCATCAACTGTGCCATAACTTCCAAATTAAATTAGCCTGAATAGACTTGTTTGGGACCACCTGTATGCACCTATAGTTCAAGTGGACAGCAGGCGATCAATTGCAAGCTGGTCTGGCAATCTATGGTTGCTGAGCACGTCTAGGTCTACGTAGTTCGTACCTGTGAAAGCGCACAGTTTGAATCTATCTGCTTGAAAACTATGTCAAGTGCTTTTTGCTATAGAATAGAGTCTGCATGCAAAAGTCTAAGAAATAACCGCAGAGAAGATATGAGCatgtgaactacgtagaaggttATCACTCTGCCAATTGTAGGTCTCAGAATACAAGCCTACACTACACGTGTCACCAACAACTCCCTATACTTCCCTTCAACATACTTCAGTTGTATGCAAAGGCCTTGAAAGTgcaacaaacaccaaacaatggtcatatcATCCCATATATTGTACTTTTATTGAATTAGTTTAACGCtaattttgttgttgaaaGTACTGGACACTTAATGACTTGAGGGGTGACACTTGATGATGTTAGGGGTGACACTTGATGATGTTAGGGGTGACACTTGATGACATTGGGGGTGACGCTTAGAGAGGTCCACTTTAGAGCACTTATCAGCAATTAGTAAGGaaatatggcaggaagtaggtgGGATGAAGACACCCTCGTGCTTGGAATTGTCATGCAGGCACAGGACAAGGCTAGCGTGAGAGAGTCTGGAGACGAGGCTACAGGTGCTAGGGTTACAGAAATTACCACTGTGGACGTATGGTTTACACATGGCAAATTggacagcacacgcactcaTTGTGTAccgctggtgttaattagcgtgCTAGTCTACGTGATGATGTCTTGTGCTTTCAATAGGTATTGAATGTCGACAATTTTACGTGGAAGTGAACGTGTCCACACCCCCTTCTCACACTCTATGTTAATTCTCACACtctatgttaattaacagtagCCTCAAACTTACAGACTAGAGCGGGCACGAAGCACACAagtctagtctggaccaaaacgatACTAGAGTGATTTCAGGAGTATTTAGAAAAAAACCAACGCTCAATGGTAGTTTAACAGCTAGGGTTGTTTTACTGAGTTCAATAATGAGACGAAAAGATACCGAGCTTTTGCATTATACAAACATATTATTTGTAAATGACATGAGATCTCATGAacgaagagacgtctgccaaGTTTGCAGCGATGTCTTGGTGGAcagcatgaaacgacgactttTTGATTCTGCGGCAGAACACTAGCTAGtcttataccccattcacacaaacacagctcCGAACTGAGCCAAGCTGAGCCAAGCCAGCCTGGGCTGATGAAGCGAGCCAGCCCTTGTTCACACGACGTTCTGACAAAGCAAGCCAGCCAAGTTTTAGTAGGCGTGTCTCTTGGTGCGCACGCTAGATACAGACATCGTCATGGAACCAGCTGTCTGCACTTACTTCTCGCTGGCACTAGAACAGTCTGTGGAAATATTGAGGAGAAGTACCGAGCATAGACGTCGACGTCGTCTTTGTTTTGACAGGCAACAGGCACTACacaaccgaaccgaaccgaaccgaaccaaaTCGTGCTGGCATGGCAACTTGAGGTGGGCCAACTCAGCACGGTTCCGTTCGGTTTGGCTGGCATTCACACAACGAAGTGAAACTGAGCCAAACCGTGCCGTACTAtgctggcacagttacaaatgctcgtgtgaatgtggTAGTAGTGAGACTACCCCTCGACCatttgtcaaaggtgatggtgtGGCAATGCttctgtgcatgtcctgtcactaAAAGATTAaaaagatcgaagaactggAGCTGAAACTTAAACTAAGAATGCGTGCTTGCACGTgcctctggcgtgcacttacaCCCACAAGAATTTCACACGTGCATATTCagtgttagtgcacttagcataaccaattaccgCTAAACCAATCAAATTTAGAGCCAACATTCCTgatctaagacgctgattggcttagaaggctatttccgaaatcattttagtacagTTCTGGTTCAGACTGGAGTCGTGTGCTCCAGTTTGGAAGTACGAGGCTAACTTAACAGGTGCCAGTACCTGGCAGCAGCTGTCTCGTAACCTAGCTAGCAGAGAGGATTTTTggtgcttcttcattatctttttgttgttttgtgtgttttatttaAACAGATCATGTAGTTTTCTACTTTTTTAGTTTATCAGCACTTTTGATGTGCAATATCACAAGGTTTAAATGTGTTTTTATTCTCAGGTGACTATGGGCATTCTGTGCTACTAGGATATATTCTGGAGCTGCTGTCATTTTGTGTTGGGAAGCACACATACCACATCAAGAACTACGTCATGAGGAAGGATCTGTTGGGTCGTGTTCTTGTTCTGTTACAGTCATGTCACACGCACCTTGTACTCTGTATGCTGTAGTGGTGCCATTGTCTGATGTTAGTGTACCAGTGATGGTTATGTTTTATTGCATTTCAGCTGCTTTGCGATTCTGCCGTCGAATTGTGGGTCTCCAAGATGAGTTTTATAACCAGTATGTGGAGCGTGGGGACCACTTTGCTCCTGTTGTGGCACTTTTCCAGAGAAACAGCAATCGTTACAATCTCATCAATTCTGCCATTGTTGAAATGTTTAACTTTATCATAAATGTTAGTATATTGCGTTTGGCTCGCTGATTTTACAGTAATACTGTGAATATCCTGTTTAGGAAAATGTTGAATTGCTTATTGTGTACTCTGTCAGACGGTTTATGGATGTGTTCAGGGATATTGCTTATGTGAAGACCTTTGAAAAGCTAAAGGTTAGGTATGATCAGAATGAAGACAAGAGGAAGACAGCTGATCGGAGGACAGATGAAAGGTAACAGTTATAATGTCTCTTTGATGGCTACGTAACTGGGGGACTAGCATGTACATCCAAACTGCTGCAATGTGCaactactacatgtacatgtatgtaataaTCTGTTCATGTCTGGTGTAGTATGCCGGCTCCTGTTCAGAAAGCAAGTCGCTTCAGGCGGGATGCTCGTGATcttgatgaagatgaagagtTCTGGTTCAACGAAGAAGATGAAGACGACTTAGACTTTGATAATGGGGATGAATCAAAGAGTGTAAACTTCAGTTCATTTTCTCTCAGAGACAGCACTCCCTTGTCTCCTGTCAAAGACAGGCCTCTGTCACCTCCATTACATGCACCTGG
This window encodes:
- the LOC134179511 gene encoding serine/threonine-protein phosphatase 4 regulatory subunit 3-like; amino-acid sequence: MRKDLLGRVLVLLQSCHTHLVLSALRFCRRIVGLQDEFYNQYVERGDHFAPVVALFQRNSNRYNLINSAIVEMFNFIINENVELLIVYSVRRFMDVFRDIAYVKTFEKLKVRYDQNEDKRKTADRRTDESMPAPVQKASRFRRDARDLDEDEEFWFNEEDEDDLDFDNGDESKSVNFSSFSLRDSTPLSPVKDRPLSPPLHAPGSPPLGSPPFTAGRKEFRSLPVSLKEQPQSPPSRPIVKPQTAGIKIKVNPLHCISGKLVDYPDEDSDEEESNLDCLADSDSQDGQSPAKKKRLA